The Euphorbia lathyris chromosome 4, ddEupLath1.1, whole genome shotgun sequence genomic interval ATTTTTGTTGGTATTGAGAATGAAGCGATTGTGCGCAATTTCCAAGCTATGACATCTCGAATGAATAAATTGCCATCTTCTCAGCATTACTTATCTTCTTCGAGTCGGTTGAAGGTcaaaaaatgttaatttttttactaTAACGAGAACTATTTATTAGCAATTTATGAAGAATTTGttttttcgaattttttttaatatatttgttttttttttcttgcacACAAGTTAGCCCCTCTGACTATTGGGTCCTGGCTCCGCCCTTGTGTACACTCATAGCCTTCCATCAAGGTGTCTCTTTATCCATAAACTAATTTTTCATTAATGAACCAATAGGATTTAACATACATTTTCTTTAATTGTATAACTGACTAATAcgatttattcttttattttattaaagcaTATAAGTatcttattttattaaattatataaatataatatcttGGATTGGATTTGGATATATTAACTTGATATAAATGTAGAAAATTCAACAATAATATGCTGATAGTGGTAACATCTCTATTAACTCTTTTTTCAGTCAACAGAGATCAAGTGTGAAATAGTTGAAGGTATTTATTCATATACTTACCAATACATTATTaatttttgacaaaacaataCTAGGAAAACCTTATTTTACGGCTAAGCTTGTAGATAGAAAACTAGTTACCTCTAAGTTCCgaggaaatgaaaaaaaaaaaaaaaaaccatacaAACACACAATTCAGCTAAGACTTTTATTCCATGATCGGTGTAGCAGGAATCAAGTAAAGCTGATTTTTTCTTGGGATTGCAAGTGAAAAAGCCTCTGTCATGTCGAGATCATCATGCTTCATTGTATCAGGAAGTTTCCAATCGAAATAACACAGTAGTTTTGCTAAAGCAAGGTCGAGGTTTGCAATAGCCAACTGAACGCCAGGACACATCCTTCTTCTAGCACCAAATGGAAAATATTCGAAATTACATGCCTTATAATCAACTTCACTATCAATAAATCTCTAtgaataaaacttttcaggttcaATCCAATGATTAGGATCCCTTCCAATTGCCCATACATTAAATAAGACTTCAGTTTTGGGATCTATATTATACCCATTAATTTTACATTTCTCTCTACACATCCTTGGAATTAATGGTACAGGTGGATGTAATCTCATAGTCTCTTTAATTACTGCTTTCAAGTATTTTAACTCATGAATAACAGATTCATCAAGATTCCCATTTTCAACACATATCTTCcttacttcttcttcttctagtaCCTTTTTCATTACTCTCGGGTTTTTCATCAATTCTGACATTGCCCACTCTAAAACTGCTGCACATGTATCAGTCCCACCAATGAACATATCCTAGAATCATATATAGAGTAGAATAATTCAAAAacataactagtaattaaattaGGGTAAAATCCTAAAAGTTTAGAAAGtgattaaattaaactaaactAACCAGGATAGTTGCTTTGATGCCATCCGTAGTTAAAAGAGAATCAGGAATTGCTTGGAGTTCCAAAAGAACAGTAAGAAGATTATCTGCTTCACCATTTAACTCTTGTTGTTTGTGTTGTTTAATGATGTCTTCAAATATTTGATCAGCTACTTTATACAATTTCAAAAGCCTGGATTTCATACCAGTAATAACATGAATGAATTCAAGATAAGGAAACATATCAAGCACAGTGAAACCTGCTGCTGCCTTCACAATTCGATTAGTCACATCTAACACTGCTTGTTCGTTGTTGTTCTTCCTCCCAATGACTGTTCTTGCTACAATAGTATTTGTCAAAGAAAGAGTCATCTCACTTAAATTGATAGGAGATCTAACTTTTGAATTAATAGATCTAATCAAATTTGATATCTCTTCTTCTCTAATTGATCTAAAAGATTGAACTCTTTTGGAACTAAGAACCTCTAACATACAAATTTTTCGCATTTGTCTCCAATATTCACCATATGGAGCAAAAGCAATGTCTTGGCACTTGTAAAAAAGGATATCTGCTACGGACACACGGGATCTGTTGCTAAACTTGATGTCATTATCTTTAAGCAGTTGTTTGGCAACCTCCGGAGAAGAAACAACCATAGCTGAAACTTGGCCAAGTTGAAGTTGCATAAAAGGTCCATAAATTTGGGCAAGTTGTGCTAGTCGGCGATGGGGTAGTTTACAGATAAGTTGGTGGAGGTTTCCGATGAGAGGTAATTTCGGTGGCTGATTTGAACTTTGGGGTTTCGTtttccataaaataaaataggtaCTCAATACTAGAATAATTACCAGGAAGCTCAAAATGGCTGGGCAGAAAATTGAGAATAACTTCTCCATTCAGAAAATTAAGAGGAAAACTATTGTTTTGTCTGTCTTATGCTACATAGATGGATGGGTTTTATACAAAAATACTAGACATCACCCCGTTTTCCACATGATATAATAAAACTTAAACTCCATCCCTAAACCATACTCAGAACTTGTCACTTTTAATCATTTTGTTTCCTGAATTTATGGGAGGACCCATTTGCctcttcaactatttaaaagtgcagatttgatcacatgcaccttaattaacgtgtagaatttgctcattcaccgttagatatagtcttattagaatcctaaaatggagattcaaaacatcctgggcttagatttaataagtctatatctaacggtgaatgagcaaattcacttactcattaaggtgcatgcatgtgaaaattcatgtttaaaagtggtattagcaatCTCCTGTTTTCATAGTAACGAAACAATTATGACATTTCTCATTGCAAGCACCAAAGTCATAATAAAAAGAGttgtgcactactaaaacaagctgcaaatgaggttagtagAGACAGTACACAAGTTCTCttgtaaaaattgcatatatgGTTATGCCCTACTAAAACAAGCTGCAAACGAGGTTACATATATGCAGGCTGGTTCCAATTCTTCTATATACACTTGTACTAATGttagaatttcattttgtttccgttataataaAAATAGGAGGTTGCTAATAcccttttaaatagttgagggaGCAAATAGATCGCGTGGTAAGTTCAGAgagcaaaatgactaaaattgataAATTCAAGGGGCTACGTATGATTTAGGCTATAAAACTATGCGAAAATACTTAATCATGGGTTGATTTAAA includes:
- the LOC136227082 gene encoding cytochrome P450 726A27-like isoform X2; translated protein: MEKLFSIFCPAILSFLVIILVLSTYFILWKTKPQSSNQPPKLPLIGNLHQLICKLPHRRLAQLAQIYGPFMQLQLGQVSAMVVSSPEVAKQLLKDNDIKFSNRSRVSVADILFYKCQDIAFAPYGEYWRQMRKICMLEVLSSKRVQSFRSIREEEISNLIRSINSKVRSPINLSEMTLSLTNTIVARTVIGRKNNNEQAVLDVTNRIVKAAAGFTVLDMFPYLEFIHVITGMKSRLLKLYKVADQIFEDIIKQHKQQELNGEADNLLTVLLELQAIPDSLLTTDGIKATILDMFIGGTDTCAAVLEWAMSELMKNPRVMKKKKDVSWRSVGYCKPRPCFSKTTVLFRLETS
- the LOC136227082 gene encoding cytochrome P450 726A27-like isoform X3; the protein is MEKLFSIFCPAILSFLVIILVLSTYFILWKTKPQSSNQPPKLPLIGNLHQLICKLPHRRLAQLAQIYGPFMQLQLGQVSAMVVSSPEVAKQLLKDNDIKFSNRSRVSVADILFYKCQDIAFAPYGEYWRQMRKICMLEVLSSKRVQSFRSIREEEISNLIRSINSKVRSPINLSEMTLSLTNTIVARTVIGRKNNNEQAVLDVTNRIVKAAAGFTVLDMFPYLEFIHVITGMKSRLLKLYKVADQIFEDIIKQHKQQELNGEADNLLTVLLELQAIPDSLLTTDGIKATILDMFIGGTDTCAAVLEWAMSELMKNPRVMKKKDVSWRSVGYCKPRPCFSKTTVLFRLETS
- the LOC136227082 gene encoding cytochrome P450 726A27-like isoform X1; its protein translation is MEKLFSIFCPAILSFLVIILVLSTYFILWKTKPQSSNQPPKLPLIGNLHQLICKLPHRRLAQLAQIYGPFMQLQLGQVSAMVVSSPEVAKQLLKDNDIKFSNRSRVSVADILFYKCQDIAFAPYGEYWRQMRKICMLEVLSSKRVQSFRSIREEEISNLIRSINSKVRSPINLSEMTLSLTNTIVARTVIGRKNNNEQAVLDVTNRIVKAAAGFTVLDMFPYLEFIHVITGMKSRLLKLYKVADQIFEDIIKQHKQQELNGEADNLLTVLLELQAIPDSLLTTDGIKATILDMFIGGTDTCAAVLEWAMSELMKNPRVMKKVLEEEEVRKICVENGNLDESVIHELKYLKAVIKETMRLHPPVPLIPRMCREKCKINGYNIDPKTEVLFNVWAIGRDPNHWIEPEKFYS